From Vicia villosa cultivar HV-30 ecotype Madison, WI unplaced genomic scaffold, Vvil1.0 ctg.000672F_1_1, whole genome shotgun sequence, the proteins below share one genomic window:
- the LOC131630319 gene encoding serine/threonine-protein kinase WAG1-like: MEEPTFLFPPPDSDLDLSFTSTTTDRTFTSSSARTSLARTSSLALSFNDRLSTASAAAGATLSSSITRRPHRSSDPNWTAIKAATNLSSDGRLHLRHIKLLRHLGSGDLGRVYLCRLRDYDGANFALKVVDKDLLTLKKSTHAETEAEILHMLDHPFLPTLYARIDVSHYSCLLIDYCPGGDLHSLLRKQPGNRFTLSAARFFAAEILVALEYLHALGVVYRDLKPENVLLREDGHVMLSDFDLCFKADVAPTFEFAANHKTHVDPTYGCFSYNISQSKSRSRVTAEFVAEPTMAFSRSCVGTHEYLAPELVSGNGHGNGVDWWAFGVFIYELLYGTTPFKGCNKEGTLRNIASNADVKFNVTENEEVGMIEARDLIEKLLVKDPRRRLGCARGATDIKQHPFFDGIKWPLIRNYKAPEVKGLMRRKKSDSSLSCGSSKRKRGWWKRLGGVLRNKGGRFELLSNCSNNNSYYCYVNNSNKIR; this comes from the coding sequence ATGGAAGAACCAACATTTTTGTTTCCACCACCAGACTCCGACCTCGACCTCAGTTTCACCAGCACCACCACCGACCGCACCTTCACCTCCTCCAGCGCCCGCACCAGCTTAGCCCGCACAAGCAGCCTCGCTCTCAGCTTCAACGACCGTCTCTCCACCGCCTCAGCCGCTGCTGGAGCCACCCTTTCCTCCTCAATCACACGCCGCCCCCACCGTAGCTCTGATCCCAACTGGACCGCAATCAAGGCCGCAACAAATCTCTCCTCCGACGGCCGTCTCCATCTCCGTCATATCAAGCTCCTCCGCCACCTCGGCTCCGGAGACCTCGGCCGTGTTTACCTCTGCCGCCTCCGCGACTACGACGGTGCAAACTTCGCTCTTAAAGTTGTTGATAAAGACCTTCTCACTCTCAAGAAATCAACTCACGCGGAAACGGAAGCAGAAATCCTTCATATGCTGGATCATCCTTTTCTCCCGACTCTCTACGCGCGTATCGACGTTTCTCACTACTCCTGCCTCCTGATCGACTACTGCCCCGGCGGAGACCTCCACTCTCTCCTCCGTAAACAACCGGGAAACCGCTTTACACTCTCCGCAGCGCGTTTCTTCGCTGCGGAGATCCTCGTCGCGCTCGAGTATCTCCACGCCCTCGGCGTGGTTTACCGCGACTTAAAACCCGAGAATGTTCTTCTGCGTGAAGACGGACACGTCATGCTTTCGGATTTCGATCTCTGCTTCAAAGCTGACGTTGCACCCACATTTGAATTTGCAGCCAATCATAAAACTCACGTGGACCCCACTTACGGTTGTTTCAGTTATAACATATCACAATCAAAATCAAGATCAAGAGTAACGGCTGAGTTTGTTGCAGAACCAACCATGGCGTTCTCACGGTCGTGCGTGGGAACGCACGAGTATTTAGCGCCGGAGCTTGTTTCTGGCAACGGTCACGGTAATGGCGTAGATTGGTGGGCGTTTGGTGTTTTTATCTACGAGCTTTTATACGGGACGACACCGTTTAAGGGGTGTAACAAAGAGGGCACGCTGCGCAATATAGCGTCTAACGCGGATGTTAAGTTCAATGTGACGGAGAATGAGGAAGTCGGAATGATTGAAGCGAGAGACTTGATAGAGAAGTTGTTAGTGAAGGATCCGAGGAGGAGGCTCGGGTGCGCCAGGGGCGCAACGGATATTAAACAGCACCCGTTTTTCGACGGGATTAAGTGGCCTTTGATAAGGAATTATAAGGCACCTGAAGTTAAGGGATTGATGAGGAGGAAAAAATCGGATTCGAGTTTGAGTTGTGGGAGTAGTAAGAGGAAGAGAGGGTGGTGGAAGAGACTTGGAGGTGTATTGAGAAATAAAGGAGGTAGATTTGAGTTACTTTCTAAttgtagtaataataatagttattattgttatgttaataatagtaataagatTAGGTAA